The following proteins come from a genomic window of Diprion similis isolate iyDipSimi1 chromosome 8, iyDipSimi1.1, whole genome shotgun sequence:
- the LOC124409015 gene encoding glycine-rich RNA-binding, abscisic acid-inducible protein-like isoform X2, translating into MWKLQVLGLLVLGCCGVLFVSGESVQTEGTTAANNGDVVTLSTELKPPPLPAASEHYGIVYLVNLFAVRNKTTATSDENGENTLADSSPEIIGPLASVLLLVDEEDDEKVTSENLSKNLGEDYATDESTDSKETPKEIETDAIVSENRDVTVGKTKKLKKIRSKRTTFKKCGGYGGYPSGSYGGGGGYGAVAVPIFVVPVGVYGGGRGGGQGHYGGGGGYHGGGGYGQQFGGYNQGGGGWGGGSQASAQASAQSSSW; encoded by the exons ATGTGGAAACTTCAAGTGCTGGGTCTCTTGGTGCTGGGATGCTGTGGCGTCCTCTTTGTCTCCGGCGAATCAGTCCAAACGGAAG GTACAACTGCTGCGAATAATGGTGATGTGGTCACACTGTCGACCGAACTCAAGCCTCCGCCACTTCCGGCTGCGAGTGAACACTATGGAATCGTTTACCTGGTCAATCTCTTCGCCGTCAGAAACAAAACTACTGCCACTTCCgatgaaaatggtgaaaatacgCTGGCCGATAGCAGCCCGGAAATCATCG GACCCTTAGCTTCTGTACTTCTTCTTGTTGACGAAGAAGACGATGAAAAAGTCACTTCGGAAAACCTATCCAAGAATTTAGGAGAAGACTATGCTACGGATGAAAGTACCGATTCGAAGGAGACCCCGAAGGAGATTGAAACTGATGCTATTGTCTCTGAGAACCGCGATGTCACAGTAGGTAAAACCAAAAAGCTAAAGAAGATCCGTAGCAAGAGAACAACATTCAAAAAATGC GGCGGATACGGTGGATACCCCTCAGGTTCTTATGGTG GAGGTGGCGGATATGGTGCTGTTGCAGTCCCCATATTTGTTGTGCCTGTTGGCGTGTATGGCGGCGGTAGAGGTGGAGGCCAAGGACACTACGGAGGCGGAGGTGGATATCATGGAGGTGGTGGATACGGTCAACAGTTTGGTGGTTATAACCAAGGAGGAGGCGGATG GGGTGGTGGCTCTCAGGCTTCGGCACAAGCTTCAGCGCAGTCATCCAGCTGGTAA
- the LOC124409015 gene encoding glycine-rich RNA-binding, abscisic acid-inducible protein-like isoform X1 — protein sequence MWKLQVLGLLVLGCCGVLFVSGESVQTEGTTAANNGDVVTLSTELKPPPLPAASEHYGIVYLVNLFAVRNKTTATSDENGENTLADSSPEIIGPLASVLLLVDEEDDEKVTSENLSKNLGEDYATDESTDSKETPKEIETDAIVSENRDVTVGKTKKLKKIRSKRTTFKKCYSCGGGGGGGGGYGGYPSGSYGGGGGYGAVAVPIFVVPVGVYGGGRGGGQGHYGGGGGYHGGGGYGQQFGGYNQGGGGWGGGSQASAQASAQSSSW from the exons ATGTGGAAACTTCAAGTGCTGGGTCTCTTGGTGCTGGGATGCTGTGGCGTCCTCTTTGTCTCCGGCGAATCAGTCCAAACGGAAG GTACAACTGCTGCGAATAATGGTGATGTGGTCACACTGTCGACCGAACTCAAGCCTCCGCCACTTCCGGCTGCGAGTGAACACTATGGAATCGTTTACCTGGTCAATCTCTTCGCCGTCAGAAACAAAACTACTGCCACTTCCgatgaaaatggtgaaaatacgCTGGCCGATAGCAGCCCGGAAATCATCG GACCCTTAGCTTCTGTACTTCTTCTTGTTGACGAAGAAGACGATGAAAAAGTCACTTCGGAAAACCTATCCAAGAATTTAGGAGAAGACTATGCTACGGATGAAAGTACCGATTCGAAGGAGACCCCGAAGGAGATTGAAACTGATGCTATTGTCTCTGAGAACCGCGATGTCACAGTAGGTAAAACCAAAAAGCTAAAGAAGATCCGTAGCAAGAGAACAACATTCAAAAAATGCTACTCCTGTggaggcggaggcggaggTGGAGGCGGATACGGTGGATACCCCTCAGGTTCTTATGGTG GAGGTGGCGGATATGGTGCTGTTGCAGTCCCCATATTTGTTGTGCCTGTTGGCGTGTATGGCGGCGGTAGAGGTGGAGGCCAAGGACACTACGGAGGCGGAGGTGGATATCATGGAGGTGGTGGATACGGTCAACAGTTTGGTGGTTATAACCAAGGAGGAGGCGGATG GGGTGGTGGCTCTCAGGCTTCGGCACAAGCTTCAGCGCAGTCATCCAGCTGGTAA
- the LOC124409496 gene encoding uncharacterized protein LOC124409496, with product MRAVGMLRSGFILVFLIITYANTLPLQYLPSIPGYVPVYIRNGDEPLEDINLALAEAFAEHSSSKNLKQSPIALDVLQPVDYEQVSNGVDKVEKSTPSTFELNGLGAEQKKDDANAEVLSLDEPAPTPMQRRETNRSDDEKKSEAVTLEVNRSRIPQLLTAQEHEDGQTFETEKQPPISFSEETTNQLSNVPAKETEDSDKLESDEKSDQIKPNDTADLNPNYPELPAEIPQQHNSQDFGTPTEGHPEANSPMIVMEEIDSAESENEHSSSLSNEDKDSFESSGSSSDDSAANVFD from the exons ATGCGAGCCGTTGGGATGCTGCGGTCGGGGTTCATTCTCGTCTTCCTTATCATTACCTACGCCA ACACCCTACCTCTGCAATACTTGCCGTCAATTCCTGGGTACGTTCCGGTCTACATCCGAAACGGCGATGAACCCTTGGAGGATATTAACCTCGCGCTCGCCGAGGCCTTCGCTGAGCACTCATCGTCtaag AACCTGAAGCAATCTCCGATCGCGTTGGATGTTCTGCAGCCGGTTGACTACGAGCAGGTTTCGAACGGTGTGGATAAGGTCGAAAAAAGCACACCAAGCACGTTTGAGCTCAACGGATTAGGTGCTGAGCAGAAAAAGGACGATGCGAATGCCGAGGTCTTGAGCCTCGACGAGCCGGCGCCAACGCCGATGCAACGCCGGGAGACGAACCGATcggacgatgaaaaaaaatccgaggcgGTCACGCTGGAGGTGAACAGGTCCAGAATACCGCAGCTTCTCACTGCCCAGGAACACGAGGATGGACAGACCTTCGAGACGGAAAAACAGCCGCCGATTTCCTTCTCCGAGGAGACTACAAATCAG CTGAGCAACGTCCCAGCCAAGGAAACGGAGGACTCGGACAAGCTTGAATCTGACGAGAAGTCGGATCAGATCAAGCCGAACGACACTGCCGATTTGAATCCGAATTACCCGGAGCTGCCGGCGGAAATACCGCAACAGCACAACAGTCAGGATTTTGGAACACCGACTGAGGGTCATCCGGAAGCTAACTCGCCGATGATCGTCATGGAGGAAATCGATAGCGCAGAATCAGAGAACGAGCATTCTTCGAGCTTGTCAAACGAAGACAAAGATAGCTTTGAGAGCAGCGGCAGTTCGTCCGATGATTCCGCGGCTAACGTATTCGACTGA
- the LOC124409058 gene encoding uncharacterized protein DDB_G0271670-like → MLVSSIVLFSVVGVAISAPAPSVPFQGLRLAGGKVESSASSSSSSSASSSTSSSSSSSSSFSSGDSSSAILKPTFAQGQGSENVFSVGQAGANSQSNTANSYGNENFNVDSQGQYFGNVGSSAGQIGSTNANTNFNTGFSDANTNLNLNSQSIGQSGSQHQEQQNLNAQQFANAGIQRGDSAVQGSGAVANAGQSQNQGSNENNGADNLGGKISYYAQSGPVVHIVRADNDLGVTGSGNNQGSGSVNAAGAVANAGQVGGQFLQGGQNIGSYANAANQQLEHAEADKADFAGTQTGYSNLGTTLTGEEILFDGAFRDEVKIGQAGGHQSSAFVSETSSSGSFGGSESQSSSSSTFNDNFYNHGFPL, encoded by the exons ATGTTAGTGTCGtcaatcgttttattttcggtGGTTGGTGTAGCCATCTCTGCACCGGCGCCATCAGTGCCGTTCCAGGGACTCAGGCTTGCAG GTGGCAAGGTGGAGTCTTCGGCTTCGTCATCTAGTTCATCCTCCGCATCTTCATCGACGTCGTCATCCTCTTCTTCGTCGTCAAGTTTCTCTTCTGGGGATTCTTCGTCGGCCATATTGAAACCGACGTTTGCCCAAGGCCAAGGATCCGAAAACGTATTTTCCGTCGGACAGGCGGGCGCAAATTCCCAATCCAATACAGCAAACTCTTATGGCAACGAGAACTTCAACGTCGACTCGCAAGGCCAATATTTTGGAAATGTTGGATCTTCCGCCGGACAGATCGGTTCGACTAATGCAAATACCAATTTTAATACCGGATTCTCAGACGCAAATACGAACCTGAACTTGAACTCGCAATCCATCGGGCAAAGTGGCAGCCAGCATCAAGAACAACAGAACCTTAATGCTCAGCAATTTGCGAACGCTGGTATTCAGCGGGGAGATTCCGCCGTGCAAGGTTCCGGAGCTGTTGCGAATGCTGGACAGAGCCAAAATCAGGGCTCGAACGAAAATAACGGAGCTGATAACTTGGGCGGAAAGATAAGTTACTACGCCCAAAGTGGACCCGTGGTACACATTGTGAGGGCTGACAATGACCTCGGCGTCACAGGATCAGGCAACAATCAAGGATCTGGATCCGTCAATGCCGCTGGAGCCGTTGCCAATGCG GGTCAAGTTGGCGGGCAATTTCTTCAGGGGGGTCAGAACATCGGATCTTATGCGAACGCTGCAAATCAACAGTTGGAACATGCAGAAGCCGATAAGGCAGATTTTGCAGGCACGCAGACCGGCTACAGTAATCTTGGCACCACCCTGACGGGAGAAGAGATCCTATTCGATGGAGCTTTTCGCGATGAGGTTAAAATTGGTCAAGCCGGAGGACACCAGAGTTCTGCATTTGTTTCTGAAACTAGCTCAAGCGGAAGCTTCGGCGGTTCCGAATCTCAAAGCAGTAGCTCGTCAACctttaatgataatttttacaacCATGGATTTCCACTCTAA